Proteins from a genomic interval of Candidatus Paceibacterota bacterium:
- a CDS encoding TraX family protein, whose amino-acid sequence MSTFLLKIIAIVSMAIDHSGKILFHNNIYMQIIGRISFPIFAWLIAHGYRHTRNSNKYFWRLVAFAFISQIPYELAFRELIVTQGWPLGLNVFFTLAAGLLAIIAFERFQNPLLKLSSVALIGITAEIFRFDYGLFGVLLIFAFHISYTWHRALQSALIISLTVFLYTPLFNLVVLHSSTSNLYWYSFFGTQIASIAALPILWLHSGEQGYRAKWLFYLFYPIHFLVLYACVYFLSF is encoded by the coding sequence ATGTCCACATTTCTCCTTAAAATCATCGCCATTGTCTCAATGGCAATAGACCACAGCGGGAAAATTCTATTCCACAATAATATCTACATGCAGATTATTGGCAGGATTTCATTTCCAATCTTTGCATGGTTAATTGCACATGGATACAGACACACACGAAATTCGAACAAGTATTTCTGGAGATTAGTTGCCTTTGCTTTTATCTCACAAATTCCCTACGAACTAGCATTCAGAGAATTAATAGTTACACAAGGATGGCCACTTGGATTAAATGTATTTTTTACTCTCGCTGCTGGACTACTTGCAATTATTGCATTCGAACGGTTTCAAAATCCCCTATTGAAATTAAGTTCTGTTGCATTGATTGGAATTACCGCTGAAATATTCAGGTTTGATTATGGACTCTTTGGTGTATTACTGATTTTTGCATTCCACATTTCATATACGTGGCATAGAGCATTACAATCGGCCCTAATTATTAGTCTTACTGTATTTCTCTATACTCCATTGTTTAATTTGGTCGTCTTACATTCTTCAACAAGTAACCTGTACTGGTATTCATTCTTCGGTACTCAAATTGCATCTATTGCAGCACTGCCAATACTCTGGCTTCACAGTGGAGAACAAGGATATCGAGCTAAATGGCTTTTCTACCTCTTTTATCCAATCCATTTCCTCGTATTGTATGCGTGTGTGTATTTTTTAAGTTTTTAA